In a genomic window of Streptomyces sp. NBC_01231:
- a CDS encoding TetR/AcrR family transcriptional regulator, whose translation MPAARETLLDAAHTALARRPWSAVRMVDVAAAAGVSRQTLYNEFGSKEGLARALVRREADGYLTGVERALTGHGDVLERLTATAEWTASTARENALVRAMLTGCWSERLPSPTLTAVRSSSAIPAQRRADGPLPSPGDFVALVRDRAVTVLAGPHTPKSQSADLARSCELVVRLALSCAAAPPGEGGVAGLVRSALPRQLTP comes from the coding sequence ATGCCTGCAGCGCGGGAAACCTTGCTGGATGCCGCTCACACGGCGCTGGCGCGCCGGCCGTGGTCCGCGGTGCGGATGGTGGACGTGGCCGCGGCGGCCGGAGTGTCCCGGCAGACCCTGTACAACGAGTTCGGCAGCAAGGAAGGCCTGGCTCGCGCGCTCGTCCGTCGAGAGGCGGACGGGTATCTCACGGGAGTCGAGCGGGCGCTGACCGGGCACGGCGACGTCCTGGAGCGGCTGACCGCGACCGCCGAGTGGACGGCCTCCACCGCCCGGGAGAACGCGCTCGTACGGGCCATGCTCACCGGCTGCTGGAGCGAGCGGCTGCCCTCCCCGACGTTGACGGCCGTGCGGTCCTCCTCGGCCATACCGGCGCAGCGCCGGGCGGACGGCCCGCTGCCCTCACCCGGCGACTTCGTGGCCCTCGTCCGTGACCGGGCCGTCACCGTGCTCGCCGGGCCTCACACGCCCAAGTCGCAGTCCGCCGATCTGGCCCGCTCCTGCGAACTCGTCGTCCGGCTCGCGCTGTCCTGTGCGGCCGCGCCGCCCGGCGAGGGTGGAGTGGCGGGCCTCGTACGGAGCGCGCTGCCACGCCAGTTGACGCCGTAG
- the hisN gene encoding histidinol-phosphatase, with protein sequence MPDYHDDLRLAHVLADAADAATMDRFKALDLKVETKPDMTPVSEADKSAEELIRGHLQRARPRDAVLGEEYGIEGTGPRRWVIDPIDGTKNYVRGVPVWATLISLMEAAEGGFQPVVGVVSAPALGRRWWAAKGHGAFSGRSLSSASRLRVSRVSKLSDASFAYSSLTGWEDQGRLGGFLDLTREVWRTRAYGDFWPYMMVAEGSVDLCAEPELSLWDMAANAIIVTEAGGTFTGLDGHPGPHSGNAAASNGLLHDEFLGYLNERY encoded by the coding sequence ATGCCCGATTACCACGATGACCTCCGCCTCGCCCACGTCCTCGCGGATGCGGCGGACGCGGCAACCATGGACCGCTTCAAGGCCCTCGACCTCAAGGTCGAGACGAAGCCGGACATGACCCCGGTCAGCGAAGCGGACAAGTCCGCGGAGGAACTCATCCGCGGCCACCTCCAACGCGCCCGGCCACGCGACGCGGTCCTCGGCGAGGAGTACGGCATCGAGGGCACGGGCCCCCGCCGCTGGGTCATCGATCCGATCGACGGCACGAAGAACTACGTACGGGGGGTGCCCGTCTGGGCCACCCTCATCTCCCTGATGGAGGCGGCGGAAGGCGGTTTCCAGCCCGTCGTGGGCGTGGTCTCCGCTCCCGCCCTCGGCCGCCGTTGGTGGGCCGCGAAGGGGCACGGCGCCTTCTCCGGCCGCAGCCTCTCCTCCGCCTCCCGGCTGCGCGTCTCCCGTGTGTCGAAGCTCTCCGACGCCTCCTTCGCGTACTCCTCGCTCACCGGCTGGGAGGACCAGGGCCGCCTGGGCGGGTTCCTGGACCTGACCCGCGAGGTGTGGCGCACGCGCGCGTACGGCGACTTCTGGCCCTACATGATGGTCGCCGAGGGCTCGGTGGACCTCTGCGCCGAACCGGAGCTCTCCCTCTGGGACATGGCCGCGAACGCGATCATCGTGACGGAGGCCGGCGGCACGTTCACCGGTCTCGACGGCCACCCGGGCCCGCACAGCGGCAACGCGGCGGCCTCCAACGGGCTGCTGCACGACGAGTTCCTGGGTTACCTCAACGAGCGCTACTGA
- a CDS encoding CBS domain-containing protein, with amino-acid sequence MLVRDAMSTVVLTIGPAHTLRRAAALMSARRVGAAIVLDPDAGGIGILTERDVLNSVGLGQSPDTEHVHSHTTTDVVFAAPAWTLEEAARAMAHGGFRHLIVLDRDEPVGIVSVRDIIRCWAPTRQHAPA; translated from the coding sequence ATGCTGGTCCGCGACGCCATGAGCACGGTGGTTCTCACCATCGGCCCCGCCCACACCCTCCGCAGAGCGGCCGCCCTGATGTCCGCCCGCCGCGTCGGCGCCGCGATCGTCCTCGATCCCGACGCCGGCGGCATCGGCATCCTGACCGAACGCGACGTCCTCAACTCCGTGGGGCTCGGCCAGAGCCCGGACACGGAGCACGTCCACTCCCACACCACCACCGACGTCGTCTTCGCCGCCCCGGCCTGGACCCTGGAGGAGGCGGCCCGCGCCATGGCGCACGGCGGCTTCCGGCACCTGATCGTCCTCGACCGCGACGAGCCCGTCGGCATCGTCTCGGTGCGCGACATCATCCGCTGCTGGGCTCCGACCCGGCAGCACGCCCCGGCCTGA
- the aroA gene encoding 3-phosphoshikimate 1-carboxyvinyltransferase, translating to MAPNPADTALWPAPHASGAVDATVHVPGSKSVTNRALVLAALASEPGWLRRPLRSRDTLLMAGALRTMGVGIEEGVGPDGTGETWRVLPAGLFGPATVDVGNAGTVMRFLPPIATLADGPIHFDGDPRSYERPLHGVIDALRVLGARIDDDGRGALPLTVHGGGALDGGPVEIDASSSSQFVSALLLSAPRFNQGVEVRHTGSTLPSMPHIRMTVDMLRAVGAQVDTPESGGEPNVWRVTPGALLGRDLTIEPDLSNAQPFLAAALVTGGKVVVPDWPARTTQPGDRLREIFTEMGGTCELTEYGLEFTGSGAVHGIDVDLGEVGELTPGIAAVAALADSPSTLRGVAHLRLHETDRLAALTKEINELGGDVTETADGLHIRPRPLHGGTFHTYEDHRMATAGAIIGLAVEGVRIENVATTAKTLPDFPDLWSGMLEA from the coding sequence ATGGCCCCGAACCCCGCAGACACCGCCCTCTGGCCCGCCCCGCACGCGAGCGGCGCCGTCGACGCAACGGTCCACGTGCCCGGGTCCAAGTCGGTCACCAACCGCGCCCTGGTGCTCGCGGCCCTGGCCTCCGAACCGGGCTGGCTGCGCCGCCCCCTCCGCTCCCGCGACACCCTGCTGATGGCCGGTGCGCTGCGCACCATGGGCGTCGGCATCGAGGAGGGCGTCGGCCCCGACGGCACCGGTGAGACCTGGCGTGTGCTGCCGGCCGGACTGTTCGGCCCGGCCACCGTCGACGTCGGCAACGCCGGCACGGTGATGCGCTTCCTGCCGCCGATCGCGACGCTCGCCGACGGCCCCATCCACTTCGACGGCGACCCGAGGTCGTACGAACGTCCCCTGCACGGCGTGATCGACGCGCTGCGGGTCCTCGGTGCCCGTATCGACGACGACGGCCGCGGAGCGTTGCCGCTGACGGTGCACGGCGGGGGCGCTCTGGACGGCGGCCCGGTGGAGATCGACGCGTCCTCGTCGTCGCAGTTCGTGAGCGCCCTCCTGCTGTCCGCCCCGCGCTTCAACCAGGGTGTGGAGGTCCGCCACACCGGTTCCACGCTGCCCTCCATGCCGCACATCCGGATGACCGTCGACATGCTGCGCGCGGTCGGCGCCCAGGTGGACACCCCGGAGTCGGGCGGCGAGCCGAACGTCTGGCGGGTCACCCCGGGCGCCCTGCTCGGCCGTGACCTGACCATCGAGCCGGACCTCTCCAACGCCCAGCCGTTCCTGGCGGCGGCCCTGGTGACCGGCGGCAAGGTCGTGGTCCCGGACTGGCCCGCCCGCACCACCCAGCCCGGCGACCGGCTGCGTGAGATCTTCACCGAAATGGGCGGTACCTGCGAACTGACCGAGTACGGGCTGGAGTTCACCGGATCGGGTGCTGTCCACGGCATCGACGTCGACCTGGGCGAGGTCGGCGAGCTGACCCCGGGCATCGCGGCGGTCGCGGCCCTCGCGGACTCCCCCTCCACCCTCCGGGGCGTGGCCCATCTCCGTCTGCACGAGACGGACCGGCTGGCCGCGCTCACCAAGGAGATCAACGAACTCGGCGGTGACGTCACCGAGACCGCCGACGGACTGCACATCCGCCCGCGCCCGCTGCACGGCGGCACATTCCACACGTACGAGGACCACCGCATGGCGACGGCCGGCGCGATCATCGGCCTGGCGGTCGAGGGGGTGCGGATCGAGAACGTGGCGACGACGGCGAAGACGCTGCCGGACTTCCCCGACCTGTGGTCCGGGATGCTCGAGGCATAG
- a CDS encoding transcriptional repressor, with translation MSDLLERLRGRGWRMTAQRRVVAEVLDGEHVHLTADEVHSRAVVKLPEISRATVYNTLGELVSLGEVLEVATDKRAKRYDPNAHQPHHHLVCGQCGAIRDVHPIGNPLADLPDTERFGFTVSDVEVTYRGVCPNCATA, from the coding sequence ATGAGTGACCTTCTGGAACGGCTGCGCGGACGCGGATGGCGGATGACCGCGCAGCGGCGCGTCGTGGCCGAGGTCCTCGACGGCGAACACGTCCACCTGACGGCCGACGAGGTCCACTCCAGGGCTGTCGTCAAGTTGCCCGAGATCTCCCGGGCGACCGTCTACAACACGCTGGGCGAGCTGGTCTCCCTGGGCGAGGTGCTCGAGGTCGCCACCGACAAGCGCGCCAAGCGGTACGACCCGAACGCACACCAGCCGCACCACCACCTGGTCTGCGGCCAGTGCGGCGCCATCCGGGACGTACACCCCATCGGCAACCCGCTGGCCGACCTCCCCGACACGGAGCGCTTCGGCTTCACGGTCTCGGACGTCGAGGTGACGTACCGAGGCGTGTGCCCGAACTGCGCGACGGCTTAG
- a CDS encoding ABC transporter permease: MTTITPRRDSLIVRRPGPRELHPVRTHRRRRALELSLAAAVPLLLVLIWQLAATRAWIDDRVYPAPSTILSDGWDRAMAGDLWPDVWATLKRVLAGYGIGTAAGYALGLLMGSLPLVRSALEPLLDALYVVPKLALLPIFLNMFGLGEGPQVALVAATVFFFVWISTMSAVIAVPAGHRDAGRVFGASPWQMFRHVLLPASLPQVLVGARIAAGVAVLVIVASEQIAATNGLGHLIFDSRALFQNDVMFVGIVCVAALGVLFSELIRLVGRLLTPWAPRDRGRGQS, translated from the coding sequence ATGACGACGATCACTCCGCGCCGGGACTCGCTCATCGTCCGCCGCCCCGGCCCCCGGGAACTCCACCCCGTACGCACCCACCGCCGCCGCCGTGCCCTGGAACTGTCCCTCGCGGCGGCCGTCCCGCTTCTCCTGGTCCTCATCTGGCAACTGGCCGCCACCCGGGCCTGGATCGACGACCGCGTCTACCCGGCCCCGTCGACGATCCTCTCCGACGGCTGGGACCGGGCGATGGCCGGTGACCTGTGGCCGGACGTGTGGGCGACACTCAAGCGCGTCCTGGCGGGCTACGGGATCGGCACGGCGGCGGGCTACGCGCTCGGCCTGCTGATGGGTTCCCTCCCCCTGGTCCGATCCGCCCTCGAGCCTCTCCTGGACGCCCTGTACGTCGTACCGAAGCTCGCCCTGCTCCCGATCTTCCTGAACATGTTCGGCCTGGGCGAGGGCCCCCAGGTGGCCCTGGTGGCGGCGACGGTCTTCTTCTTCGTGTGGATTTCGACGATGTCGGCGGTGATCGCGGTCCCGGCCGGCCACCGCGACGCGGGCCGGGTCTTCGGCGCCTCCCCCTGGCAGATGTTCCGTCACGTCCTGCTGCCGGCGTCGTTGCCGCAGGTTCTCGTGGGCGCCCGGATAGCGGCGGGCGTGGCGGTCCTGGTGATCGTCGCCTCGGAACAGATCGCCGCCACGAACGGTCTGGGCCATCTGATCTTCGACTCCCGCGCGCTGTTCCAGAACGACGTGATGTTCGTCGGCATCGTCTGCGTGGCCGCGCTGGGTGTGCTCTTCTCCGAACTGATCCGGCTGGTGGGCAGATTGCTCACCCCATGGGCACCGAGGGACCGAGGACGGGGGCAGTCATGA
- a CDS encoding SOS response-associated peptidase: MCGRYAASRGPEDLAGTFEVEKWEPEETLAPDYNVAPTKEVYVVLDRPLKDADDPRPVRQLRKLKWGLVPSWSKTPEGAARMINARAETVYEKPSYRRAFAARRCVIPADGYYEWVTGSQERDLEVEGKKKRPRKQPYFVLPADGSVFAMAGLYEFWRDKTLPDDHPRAWWVTCSVITTEAETSPLAVAPEAGPHSLAEIHPRMPLMLTPDRWDAWLDPSRTDPDDLRPLLAPPPEGLMRAYPVTTAVSNVRNNGPELLKELEGPEEGTLF, encoded by the coding sequence ATGTGCGGACGGTATGCAGCGAGTCGTGGACCCGAGGATCTCGCAGGAACCTTTGAGGTCGAGAAGTGGGAGCCCGAGGAGACCCTGGCCCCCGACTACAACGTGGCCCCGACCAAGGAGGTCTACGTGGTCCTCGACCGCCCTCTCAAGGACGCGGACGACCCGCGACCGGTTCGCCAGCTGCGGAAGCTGAAGTGGGGGCTGGTCCCGAGCTGGTCCAAGACCCCCGAGGGCGCGGCCCGGATGATCAACGCGCGCGCTGAGACCGTCTACGAGAAGCCGTCGTACCGGCGCGCCTTCGCCGCCCGGCGCTGCGTCATCCCCGCCGACGGCTACTACGAGTGGGTCACCGGATCGCAGGAGCGGGACCTGGAGGTCGAGGGGAAGAAGAAGCGGCCGCGCAAACAGCCCTACTTCGTGCTCCCCGCCGACGGGTCCGTGTTCGCGATGGCCGGGCTGTACGAGTTCTGGCGGGACAAGACGCTGCCCGACGACCACCCGCGGGCCTGGTGGGTGACCTGCTCGGTCATCACCACGGAGGCCGAGACGAGCCCGCTCGCGGTGGCGCCCGAGGCCGGGCCGCACTCGCTGGCGGAGATCCACCCCCGGATGCCGCTGATGCTGACCCCGGACCGCTGGGACGCGTGGCTGGACCCGTCCCGCACGGACCCCGACGATTTGCGCCCGCTGCTCGCGCCGCCGCCCGAGGGGCTGATGCGGGCGTACCCGGTGACCACCGCGGTCAGCAACGTCCGCAACAACGGACCGGAGCTGCTGAAGGAGCTGGAAGGGCCCGAAGAGGGCACACTCTTCTGA
- a CDS encoding multidrug efflux SMR transporter → MAWLLVIVAGFLETGFAVCLKLSHGFTRLWPTIAFCVFALGSFGLLTLALRKLDVGPAYAVWTGIGAAGTAIYGMIFLGDLVSVLKIVSISLVIIGVIGLQLSGSAH, encoded by the coding sequence ATGGCGTGGCTGCTGGTCATCGTGGCCGGGTTCCTGGAGACCGGTTTCGCCGTCTGTCTGAAGCTGTCGCACGGCTTCACCAGACTCTGGCCGACGATCGCGTTCTGCGTCTTCGCACTCGGCAGCTTCGGTCTGCTGACCCTGGCCCTGAGGAAGCTCGACGTGGGCCCGGCCTACGCCGTGTGGACGGGCATCGGCGCGGCGGGCACGGCGATCTACGGGATGATATTTCTCGGCGACCTGGTGTCGGTTCTGAAGATCGTCTCGATCAGCCTGGTGATCATCGGCGTGATCGGACTGCAGCTGTCGGGATCGGCGCACTGA
- a CDS encoding ABC transporter ATP-binding protein, whose translation MGDPHPKLHATELTRTFGRTPRAVEALGPVDVTVAPGEFVCLVGPSGCGKSTLLRIAAGLLRPSTGRLEIRTSSARPAAMIFQDYGIYDWKTVRANVRFGLDIQRVPRRAANARADEWLTRMGLADFAHAYPATLSGGMRQRVAIARALAVEPELLLMDEPFAALDAQLRMILQEELLELTQTTRTTTLFVTHSLEEAIVLGDRVLVMSARPGRIIAEHRPPFPRPRTGDIRSTPEFTALRGELWDLLRKEAVPA comes from the coding sequence GTGGGAGACCCGCACCCAAAACTCCACGCCACCGAACTGACCCGCACCTTCGGCCGCACACCCCGCGCCGTCGAGGCCCTGGGCCCCGTCGATGTCACCGTCGCCCCCGGCGAGTTCGTCTGCCTCGTCGGCCCCTCCGGCTGCGGCAAGTCCACGCTCCTGCGGATCGCCGCGGGCCTGCTCCGCCCGAGCACGGGCCGCCTGGAGATCCGCACGTCCAGCGCCCGCCCGGCCGCCATGATCTTCCAGGACTACGGCATCTACGACTGGAAGACGGTCCGCGCGAACGTCCGCTTCGGCCTCGACATCCAGCGTGTCCCACGCCGCGCGGCGAACGCACGCGCCGACGAGTGGCTGACCCGCATGGGCCTCGCCGACTTCGCGCACGCCTACCCGGCGACCCTCTCCGGCGGCATGCGTCAGCGTGTGGCGATCGCCCGCGCGCTCGCGGTCGAACCCGAACTTCTCCTCATGGACGAGCCGTTCGCGGCCCTCGACGCCCAACTCCGCATGATCCTCCAGGAGGAGCTGCTGGAGCTCACCCAGACCACCCGCACCACCACCCTCTTCGTCACCCACAGCCTGGAGGAGGCGATCGTCCTCGGCGACCGCGTCCTGGTGATGTCCGCCCGCCCGGGCCGGATCATCGCCGAGCACCGTCCGCCCTTCCCGCGTCCGCGTACCGGCGACATCCGCTCCACACCCGAGTTCACGGCCCTCAGGGGCGAGCTGTGGGACCTCCTGCGGAAGGAGGCGGTGCCGGCATGA
- a CDS encoding ABC transporter substrate-binding protein, translating to MKRHISRGHAYGAVVAVGVLLASSACSSPSADRTQPKADLATRTVRPVDGCGDTSWTDPADRSPTREPARCRPGAPAPQPLPEPRKLTIATGTLSAEYVAPLQVAIDKGEFKQEGLDVTLKVLPTPDALPLLAKGDIDALWAAPEAAVMNGVRGGFDIRWVAGNFSPDPKSKSGLWVRLGDGESPDRVAMAGRRMGTMIGKGSVIAYPMEKALEAHGGGLDRIQYQQLGSADVLTALQNGGVDSAWLLDPVWRRVDGEPGYAFLGGQPLGEPLGGMLYGPSLLDDDVDAGVALLRGYVRTINTYFATDYKKNETFVTYLAKLLKSDEAILRSTPPLRMDWEIRTGTTDRLQAAYRAQGVTEGDALPEPKTVNRALYEEAVGHRP from the coding sequence GTGAAGCGACACATCAGCAGAGGACACGCCTACGGTGCCGTGGTCGCCGTCGGCGTACTGCTCGCGTCTTCGGCCTGTTCCTCGCCGTCGGCCGACCGCACGCAGCCGAAGGCGGACCTGGCGACCCGCACGGTCCGCCCGGTGGATGGCTGCGGCGACACGTCCTGGACGGACCCCGCGGACCGCTCACCGACCCGCGAGCCGGCCCGTTGTCGCCCGGGCGCCCCCGCCCCACAACCACTACCAGAGCCCCGGAAGCTGACGATCGCGACGGGCACCTTGAGCGCCGAGTACGTGGCCCCACTCCAAGTGGCCATCGACAAGGGTGAGTTCAAGCAGGAGGGCCTGGACGTCACGCTGAAGGTCCTGCCGACGCCGGACGCGCTCCCGCTGCTGGCCAAGGGGGACATCGACGCGCTGTGGGCGGCCCCGGAGGCGGCGGTCATGAACGGCGTCCGGGGTGGCTTCGACATCAGGTGGGTGGCGGGGAACTTCTCCCCCGACCCGAAATCGAAGAGCGGCCTGTGGGTGCGCCTGGGGGACGGGGAGAGCCCAGACCGGGTGGCTATGGCGGGGCGTCGTATGGGCACGATGATCGGCAAGGGTTCGGTGATCGCCTATCCGATGGAGAAGGCGCTGGAGGCCCATGGCGGCGGCCTCGACCGCATCCAGTACCAACAACTGGGCTCGGCGGACGTGCTCACGGCCCTGCAGAACGGAGGCGTCGACTCGGCCTGGCTCCTCGACCCGGTCTGGCGCCGTGTCGACGGCGAACCGGGCTACGCCTTCCTCGGTGGCCAGCCCCTGGGTGAGCCCCTGGGCGGCATGCTGTACGGCCCGAGCCTGCTGGACGACGACGTGGACGCGGGGGTGGCCCTCCTCCGCGGGTACGTCCGCACGATCAACACGTACTTCGCCACGGACTACAAGAAGAACGAGACCTTCGTCACCTACCTGGCCAAGCTCCTGAAGTCGGACGAGGCGATCCTCCGCTCCACCCCGCCCCTCCGCATGGACTGGGAGATCCGCACCGGCACCACCGACCGCCTTCAGGCGGCCTACCGCGCCCAGGGCGTGACGGAGGGCGACGCACTCCCCGAGCCGAAAACCGTGAACAGAGCTCTCTACGAGGAGGCAGTGGGCCACCGACCCTGA
- a CDS encoding hydrolase: MTEIIDTDAGAARITWHEAKKARLVLAVGHGAGGGIEARDLRALAQALPAHGVTVALVEQPWRAAGKKLAPAPRTLDVGWRGVWPALAEPGLPVISGGRSAGARVACRTATELGAHAVLALSFPLHPPGKPEKSRAGELLGAGVPTLVVQGGNDPFGKPEEFPEGAYELVEVPHGDHGFAVPKRAEITQEQAVRLITDGVLAWAASLE; this comes from the coding sequence GTGACAGAGATCATTGACACCGATGCCGGTGCCGCCCGCATCACCTGGCACGAGGCGAAGAAGGCCCGGCTGGTGCTGGCCGTCGGCCACGGCGCCGGAGGCGGCATCGAGGCACGCGACCTGCGGGCACTCGCCCAGGCCCTCCCGGCGCACGGCGTGACCGTGGCCCTCGTCGAACAGCCCTGGCGGGCGGCCGGGAAGAAGCTGGCGCCCGCACCCAGGACGCTGGACGTGGGGTGGCGGGGCGTCTGGCCCGCCCTCGCCGAGCCCGGACTGCCCGTGATCTCCGGCGGACGCAGCGCCGGGGCCCGCGTCGCCTGCCGTACGGCCACCGAACTGGGCGCACACGCCGTGCTCGCCCTCAGCTTCCCGCTGCACCCTCCGGGCAAGCCCGAGAAGTCCCGCGCCGGGGAACTGCTCGGGGCCGGGGTGCCCACCCTCGTAGTACAAGGGGGGAACGACCCGTTCGGGAAGCCGGAGGAGTTCCCCGAAGGGGCGTACGAACTGGTCGAGGTTCCGCACGGCGATCACGGCTTCGCGGTGCCGAAGCGGGCGGAGATCACTCAGGAGCAGGCAGTGAGGCTCATCACTGATGGTGTCCTCGCGTGGGCCGCGTCACTGGAGTAA
- a CDS encoding M50 family metallopeptidase has protein sequence MHTTASESLASLWDEIFGSQPDPDLWVVLATLGASLAVVVPHPLWRISRNAITIAHEGGHGLIALLTGRTLTGIRLHSDTSGLTVSRGKPHGLGMILTAAAGYTAPPLLGLGGAALLASGHITALLWLATALLIAMLVMIRNAYGALTVLVTGGTFVAVSWLSGPQVQAAFAYAVVWFLLIGGVRPAFELQAKRARGGAGDSDADQLSRLTHVPAGLWLFLFHAVSLCSVMGGGRWLLEV, from the coding sequence ATGCACACCACCGCATCCGAATCGCTCGCCTCCCTCTGGGACGAGATCTTCGGCAGCCAGCCCGACCCCGACCTGTGGGTGGTGCTCGCGACGTTGGGCGCCTCGCTCGCCGTGGTCGTCCCGCACCCCCTGTGGCGCATATCGCGCAACGCCATCACCATCGCGCACGAGGGCGGGCACGGCCTGATCGCGCTGCTCACCGGTCGCACCCTCACCGGCATACGGCTGCACTCGGACACCAGCGGACTGACGGTGAGCCGCGGCAAGCCGCACGGTCTCGGCATGATCCTCACGGCCGCCGCCGGCTACACCGCTCCCCCGCTGCTCGGCCTCGGCGGCGCCGCGCTGCTCGCCAGCGGACACATCACGGCCCTGCTGTGGCTGGCGACCGCCCTGCTGATCGCGATGCTCGTGATGATCCGCAACGCCTACGGCGCGCTCACCGTGCTCGTCACCGGCGGGACCTTCGTGGCGGTGTCCTGGCTGTCCGGCCCCCAGGTACAGGCCGCGTTCGCGTACGCGGTGGTCTGGTTCCTGCTGATCGGCGGGGTACGCCCGGCGTTCGAACTCCAGGCGAAGCGGGCGCGCGGCGGCGCGGGTGACTCGGACGCGGACCAGTTGTCGCGGCTGACGCACGTACCGGCGGGGTTGTGGCTGTTCCTGTTCCACGCGGTTTCGCTGTGCTCGGTGATGGGCGGGGGGCGCTGGCTGCTGGAGGTGTGA
- the rsgA gene encoding ribosome small subunit-dependent GTPase A, translating to MRRYGKHTDEDDIRSRPNRKGNRPRTHIRPKHEDAVEGMVLTVDRGRLTCLVDGRIVMAMKARELGRKAAVVGDRVAIIGDLTGKKDTLARIVRIEERTSVLRRTADDDDPYERVVVANADQLAIVTALADPEPRPRLIDRCLVAAFDAGLEPLLVMTKSDLVPPDTLLELYGDLDIPYVVTSREELENGKAVHRVREELDGRITAFIGHSGVGKTTLVNALVPEDRRRLTGHVNAVTGRGRHTTTSALALPLGDDDGWVIDTPGLRSFGLHHVDPSRVINAFPDLEPGTEGCPRACSHDEPDCALDQWVADGHADPARLYSLRRLLSTRERTDGD from the coding sequence ATGCGTCGCTACGGCAAGCACACCGACGAGGACGACATCCGCTCCCGCCCGAACCGCAAGGGCAACCGTCCCCGGACGCATATCCGGCCCAAGCACGAGGACGCCGTCGAGGGCATGGTCCTCACCGTCGACCGCGGCCGGCTGACCTGCCTCGTCGACGGCCGGATCGTCATGGCGATGAAGGCCCGCGAACTGGGCCGCAAGGCCGCGGTGGTCGGCGACCGGGTCGCCATCATCGGTGACCTGACCGGCAAGAAGGACACCCTCGCGCGCATCGTCCGCATCGAGGAGCGCACATCGGTGCTGCGGCGCACGGCCGACGACGACGACCCCTACGAGCGGGTGGTCGTCGCCAACGCCGACCAACTGGCCATCGTCACGGCGCTGGCCGACCCGGAGCCCCGCCCGCGCCTCATCGACCGCTGCCTGGTGGCCGCGTTCGACGCCGGTCTGGAGCCGTTGCTGGTGATGACGAAGTCGGACCTGGTGCCGCCGGACACACTCCTGGAGCTGTACGGCGACCTCGACATCCCCTACGTCGTCACCAGCCGCGAGGAACTGGAGAACGGCAAAGCGGTGCACCGGGTGCGCGAGGAACTCGACGGCAGGATCACGGCGTTCATCGGGCACTCGGGTGTGGGCAAGACGACCCTGGTGAACGCGCTGGTCCCGGAGGACCGCCGCCGCCTCACCGGCCATGTGAACGCGGTGACGGGGCGCGGCCGTCACACCACCACCTCGGCGCTCGCGCTGCCGCTGGGGGACGACGACGGCTGGGTGATCGACACCCCGGGCCTGCGGTCGTTCGGCCTGCACCACGTGGACCCGTCCCGGGTGATCAACGCCTTCCCCGACCTGGAGCCGGGCACCGAGGGCTGCCCGCGCGCGTGCAGTCACGACGAGCCGGACTGCGCGCTGGACCAGTGGGTGGCCGACGGCCACGCGGACCCGGCCCGCCTGTACTCACTGCGCCGGCTGCTGTCCACGAGGGAACGCACGGACGGCGACTGA